From a single Patescibacteria group bacterium genomic region:
- a CDS encoding RtcB family protein, translating into MLTYKLDNCLVPIKIWGKTINDFEEEARKQIENTASLPFVFHHVCLMPDGHIGYGAPIGGVLATKRAVVVNFVGVDIGCGVTFIGTDIPIEILSKELDTHGTLLKGIIGNIKRNVPVGFEHHREKQSCIVLDSAISEDNPIIMDHLLTSQIEKGYYQVGTLGGGNHFIELQADENNNLGIMLHSGSRNFGKQICDYYNKLAKELNQQWFSSVDPKIDLAFLPLDSHHGNGYLTWMTLALEFAKANRAAMMHQCIHTVLNMVKKYTALSNINLGEQIDIHHNYAAIENHFGENVIIHRKGAVKAVGTGIIPGSMGSKSYITVGLENPLSFKSCSHGAGRKMGRKHAREVLNLQAEQEKLSGVLHNLTSIDKLDEAPGAYKDIDIVMENQKDLVSITKTLHPIAVIKG; encoded by the coding sequence ATGTTAACATATAAATTGGATAATTGCTTAGTCCCAATTAAGATTTGGGGCAAAACAATTAACGATTTTGAAGAAGAAGCCAGAAAGCAAATAGAGAACACGGCTTCACTACCATTCGTTTTCCACCATGTTTGCCTTATGCCAGATGGGCACATAGGTTATGGGGCTCCAATAGGTGGGGTATTAGCGACAAAAAGGGCAGTTGTAGTAAATTTTGTTGGCGTAGACATTGGGTGCGGCGTAACCTTTATCGGAACAGATATTCCTATAGAGATCCTTAGTAAAGAACTTGATACTCATGGAACTTTACTCAAGGGAATTATAGGAAATATTAAGAGAAATGTTCCAGTAGGCTTTGAGCATCATAGAGAAAAGCAGAGCTGTATTGTTTTAGATTCGGCTATCAGTGAAGACAATCCTATAATAATGGATCATCTCCTGACCTCGCAAATTGAAAAAGGATACTACCAAGTTGGTACTCTTGGTGGCGGCAACCATTTTATTGAGCTTCAGGCGGATGAGAATAATAACTTAGGAATTATGCTTCATTCCGGCAGCAGGAATTTCGGTAAACAAATCTGTGATTACTACAACAAACTAGCAAAAGAGCTTAACCAGCAATGGTTTTCCTCTGTAGATCCAAAGATTGATCTTGCCTTCCTTCCACTAGATTCTCATCATGGAAACGGCTATCTAACCTGGATGACTCTCGCTCTAGAATTTGCTAAAGCTAATAGAGCAGCAATGATGCATCAGTGCATTCATACAGTTCTAAACATGGTAAAGAAATACACTGCTCTTAGCAATATTAATTTGGGCGAGCAAATTGATATTCATCATAATTACGCTGCTATTGAAAATCACTTTGGCGAGAATGTAATTATTCATAGGAAGGGCGCAGTAAAAGCAGTAGGGACAGGAATCATTCCTGGCTCCATGGGCTCAAAAAGCTATATAACAGTAGGGCTTGAGAATCCATTGAGCTTCAAGTCTTGTTCCCATGGTGCTGGTCGAAAGATGGGACGCAAACATGCACGAGAGGTTCTCAATCTTCAGGCCGAGCAAGAGAAACTCTCTGGTGTCCTCCATAACCTTACCTCTATTGATAAATTAGACGAAGCCCCAGGGGCATATAAAGATATTGATATTGTAATGGAGAACCAAAAAGATCTGGTCTCTATTACAAAAACCCTTCATCCAATTGCAGTAATAAAAGGATAG